Proteins encoded by one window of Anas platyrhynchos isolate ZD024472 breed Pekin duck chromosome 14, IASCAAS_PekinDuck_T2T, whole genome shotgun sequence:
- the LOC119718349 gene encoding pancreatic secretory trypsin inhibitor-like, which yields MKAVGIFLLLFLAICFYQGDAEPDGAADQGTEANCGNYDLRKGCTKIFDPICGTDDVLYSNECLLCSQNLQRHTNVRIKHRGKCQNPSPRSNPAQN from the exons ATGAAGGCAGTCGGTATtttcctgctcctcttcctgGCAATCTGCTTCTACCAAG GAGATGCTGAGCCAGACGGCGCTGCTGACCAAGGAACAGAG GCAAACTGTGGCAACTACGACCTAAGGAAAGGCTGTACAAAGATCTTCGACCCCATCTGTGGCACGGATGATGTCCTATACAGCAACGAGTGCTTGCTGTGCAGCCAGAACCT GCAAAGACATACTAATGTGCGGATAAAGCACAGGGGAAAGTGCCAAAACCCGTCCCCACGCTCCAACCCCGCTCAAAACTAA